The Festucalex cinctus isolate MCC-2025b chromosome 10, RoL_Fcin_1.0, whole genome shotgun sequence region ACAGGCTTCTACACCAAGTTAGTGTGAGAAGGTTCGAGTTGGAGGAACATCATTTCTATCTGTtgtcgtgactttttttttctttttggaagtGCAAGCACAAGATGAAGAGCTTTGTGCTTTTTGCTGTTATTATCACTTTGTGTCAGATTGGGAGGAACCATGTCAGTGGTAAGTGGATTTTGGATAGTAATTGAATTCataggtgtatttttttttgttgccattaTTGTGCAAAAGAGCTTCCAAAGTGTCAATGAAAATTAGCATcgcttatttttaatatttatgatTAGCTTGCAAATATATCAATTCATTTGCAATTACTGTACAATGTGTTTTACTACATTTggatggcggaaaaaaaaatggaagtttaatgAGCTATGTGAAACCTGGATCCAAAAGCCAGCTCAAGCCAATTAGTCATTTTATTATAACGTGACCACTGACTTCTCCTTACGTACCCAACCTACCTAACTACTTAACTAATCTACCTCGCCATATTATGCAAATCAACCTAATTGATTTACTGCATCAGTATAAAACTACCAGGTACCCAACTACCTTACCTAGCTACCTACTGTACATATTTATCAATTTTACTACCTCCTTAAGTAACgtcatacatactgtatataaatgtgttaatttattgtaaaaacacataaaatatgtattcttttattatttactaGTATCTACAATTTTAGTAATATCTACAATTTGTATAATTGAGGACATATATTTGGAGGGTGGCATGGTCAGTGGTCCCAACCCActgtgaccatgtcaaagtatccttgagcaagatattgaacccccagttgctcatgatgctgcgtcatgagtagttgaatgtaaagtgttttgagggccttgtaaagtggaaaagcgctatataaataaagaccaTTTAAATACTGTCAATAATCTGTCATTGAAAGCTTTCTACGAAGGTCACATCAGATGATGGTTGGTTGCACCACAtaatattttcaatttaaatcaaGCTTatgaggctaacaattagccatcTAGGCAAAATGAGCTAGCTAGCCACGCAGgtaaaattacaatgaaaataaatgttggaCAAAAGtaatgttgattttattttatttttttcaggtcaCACCACCTGTAATGCTAAAAGAGTAACTTTGTGACATAGTTGTGAGACAGTACAAAGCTGATAGCTGCTCCCACATGTTCTTGACTCTCTTATGGATGGTACAAACTCctgtttttaatgtatttcaaaataaaagtcccaaatcggttatttgtttttggtttcaccacatgataattcataaaatagTCCTCATCGGGCAAACATGTTCGTCAATGAGCCACATacataaatacagtacatacataatATCTACCTGCTCGCTGTATATCTCTCCTTACCTACCTATCTGACTCATACTATGTGTTTTTTGCAGCGGGGATGTGCTGGCTTCAGCAAGGCCAGCGGTGCGACATGGTGCTGATGAGAGGGGTCACCAGAGAGGAGTGCTGCGCGGGGGGTCGGCTGGACACGGCATGGTCCAACAGCAGCCTGCCCATGAACGAGGTCAGCCTGTTGGGCTTCCTGGGCATCGTCTCCTGTAAACCCTGCAAAGGTAAACGCACAAGGAAAGAAAGCAACTTGTGTCACTTTTTAGGGTTTTAATTTTTTGTCTCCAGGCAACAgcaatctgttttgttttcgatGGTGCTCATCCTTGTTAGGGTCATGggtatgctggagcctatcccaggtaACTTCGGGTTTGAGGCAAGGTGCACCCTGGACTGTTTGCAGGCCAAGTTACATCAACACACTATGATTAAGGGTATTTGGaggaacacaaatgcaaattgtCCATGTCCGTTACCTCAACAACACTAGGTTTACTTTCACAATCTAATGAAGTCCAATAGAAAAGTTCACATTATTTACTGTTTATTGTAATGGGTGTATTTTGCATAATGCAAATGTGTTCTTTTGGTTATCTTCACGTACACAATAAATTCtgtcgagtaaatttgactctatttagagtgggaccaaatagactcagttttagagtaggctaagatttacacttggaagagagtaaaataaagaattggaaaaaataaataaataaataaaaaccactcaagggttgaggaacaaactcatgaccttcaactTGCGAGACACACTAGCACCTGAGCTATGGCCCTCCTACTGTTCACATATCTCCAAAAGGAGACAAAAAACGTCTTCTGTTGGAGTTAGCAAGATTCCAGCTAGcacgagcgatatactaacacacagcagcAGCTGCGCGACTCAGGAAATAGAACaactgtctcccaagctgaaggttgtgagttttttcctcaacccttgagtgacttttattttttattttttgttcaattctttattttactgtcTTCCAAGTACTATAAATAtcactctaaaactgagtctatttggtcccactctaaatagagtcaaatttactgtgtagcaaAATGAGATGGACAATAATCTGTCTAAACATAATCAGTACATGTAATCGACTGCTTAAAATGTACAACCAAATAAAGAATTTGATACTGTACAGTAAAACGTTAAATGTAAGGTCTGAATGCATGCAGCTTTgtagaaaaatgaaaagacCACAGCAAAGTTATAAGTTGCTCGATTTTAGCTATTTATAGGTATATTTTCGAGTAAAATGAACATTGTAGACCATAGTACATCCTTGtgaagttagttttatttatcttatacCGTTTGCACCGATTTAACACACAGTCAAGTTTGTGAATAACTTGCTAACAAAATGCAGACGTGGATGAGAGAGTGTGAGGCGCTCCACAATACTCCGCCCACCTGCGAATCGCCACGAGGTTCATCCAGGTTCACTTGAGCAGTTGAGTTATGTGGTCATGGGACTCATCTGGACTTGACACCAAACTCACAGAAAGAGATGAGGGGGGAGGGAGGACTACAAAGTACAGATAAAAGTGCACGTCCCACGTGTGTTTTCAGGTCATCCATCCTTCAAATTGGAAAGGGAGTAAGAACACTCATGGACAGCGACCCTTAATGAACACCACCTTGGATTTTTATGGCAAGGCGGAATGTTCAAAGTGTAATATTTAGTGCATGTACgatatatgtaattttttttaggtccattcatccactcattttttttttcatgcttgtCATTAAGGTGGCGGTTCAGCTTGAGTCTATCCCAACTGACTTTAGACAAAACACTTGGCTAGTCATCAGTAAATCCCAAGGCACTTATAAAGACAAAAAATTCCCATTCATACCTATGGAATCTTCTATTAACATAAAATGCATGTTTGTGAAATTTGTCAgtcagagaaaaaacaaacaggcaaGCACAGAGAACATGTGAACTCCACACTCAACagccaagattcaaacccagactTCAGAACTGCGATGCAAATGTGCTTAACTATTCACCATGCTGCCATTGGTTTTCTCCAACTGACACGTTCATGTCGCAAAGATTGTAAACCGAAGATGTCTGCTATTTTGGTTCACAGCAGCCAAAAATTCTAATCGTCCAAATTTGAAGCAGGTGTTGTCAGGCTTTCGgtgtggttgtggacccaaatgcagataAGCAGagcgaggaggcagaggtgacgTAAAAAGGCAATTGaactaaatgaaacaaaaagcgaactccaaaaggtaagcaatGCAAGATGGGGGGACAACAAAGGCAGACAACCGGCAGCAGGACGGTAGGAACAATAATGAATcaacacagacagaggggagacacgagactaaatacacacacacactaattgacacaattatacacagctgggcaagacacaagtggcagagggtgctgattggttgacacatgaggaagggcaggcaaacagactgaaacttaaaaaaacaaggaTAAAATCAAGCAAAACCCAAATTAACCCTAAACCATGACATATGTAAAAATAACTCGAATTTGCATTGCTAACCTGGCTACTAGACGTGTTTCAAATATTGTTAGCAATCAGATAAAATCTCTCGGGAAGACTGTTTTTGAATGAAAACGATTCTGTGGCTGCTTTTAACCACAGCGGCAAACTGGctgtgccctttttttttttttgtgattttgagGCTTTTCATGGGACGACCAAAATTCATGTTGCTATGTGAAATTGGCTTTGGCggctacataaaaaaacaaacaaacaaaaaaagcgtgTGATTTATTTAGCTTAAGAATAATAAcaccaaaggaggaaaaaaaaaaagtaatttcaaGATGGCTTTTGTGCGTGCACTGGTCGTAACAAAACGTTTGACTGAACAGTTGTAAAAATAAAGTAGTCATTCCCACAAGTGACATGCAGTTTAAAGCAGTCGTTTAAACATGGCATCATATTTCTCATAAATTTACTATGGCTTATGGATGATTTTCTAAAACCTGAGATGGTCCCTTATAGGAATTCTCTTCAAAGGTCCTGGGAACCGATAGGCCTGTATTTTTACTGTGGCCTCTGCTCCGCGTAAAATTACGCTTCCAACCGAGCACCGGCAACATAGCTCATCTTTTCTGTCTCTCGGGACGTAAAACTTTCCGCGAAAGTCATTTGACCTCCGACTGCCGTTCCATCTTCTCCCTCCCGCCTCTGCGGGAGCTGAGGCCGTGTCTTGCGTGCAGCCGCTTCACATTGGATGTGTTATGAAAACACGCCAGGCCCGCATTCCATCAGACtcgactcccccccccccccgtgcgTGCCGCTCACCACTAGCGACGTGCTTattgtaaatacagtatcagGAGAGGTTCAAACTTGAGCCGTAGTCTGGTTTATGAAGAAGAACCACCTGCAAGCTCATAAAAGCTGCCAAAGTACTGTATCCAAGAAAAGTACAGAAACCGGAAAACTATacttaacttagcattagcattagcatgctaacttagcactagcatgacaaactagcattagcatgctaacttagcattagcatgctaacttagcattagcatgctaacttagcattagcattagcatgctaacttagcattagcatgctaacatagcattagcattagcatgctaacttagcattagcattagcatgctaacttagcattagcatgacaaactagcattagcatgctaacttagcattagcatactaagctaacattagcattagcatgttaagctaacattagcattctaacttaacattagcatgctaacttagcattagcatgctaacttagcaatagcatgctcagctaacattagcatgctaacatagcactagcatgctcacttcctgttgaaatcaggtcacttcctgttgaagtcgggtcacttcctgttgatattaggtcacttcctgttgaaatcgggtcacttcctgttgattttaggtcagttctgggtcacttcctgttgaaattaggtcacttcctgttcaaattaagtcacttcctgttgatatcaggtcatttttaggtcatttcctactgaaattaagtcacttcctgttgaatttaggtctgtctgggtcacttcctgttaactATAGTACAAGTATATTTTACAGTTACTTGCTTTCCTTCGTTACTCCCCACCGGTGTATAAAAGTAGCTGTGAAACTTTGAAAAccaattttttcttcttctgcagAAACATGCGAGGGCGTGAAGTGTGGCGTCGGGAAAGTGTGCAAAATGAAGATGGGCAGACCACAGTGCGTGTGCGCTCCAGACTGTTCCCACATCGGACGCAGGCACGCCGTGTGCGGCAGCGACGGGAGGTCGTACAAGGACGAGTGCGTCCTGCTTATGGCTCGCTGTATGGGACACCCTGACTTGGAGGTCATGTACCAGGGAGAGTGCAAAAGTAAGCATGTCTGACCTCATAACACCCATATCACAAAATCATCCTGTCTCATTGAAATAATACGAACCCCCGCTGTTCACATGACatggactagggatgtaacgatatccacacatcacaatatgatattatcacgatatgaaggtcacgatacgataattatcacaatattgtgggggcgttggcgatatttaaaatagatcacaatattgtaaaaaagagagctcatactaaaaaaaaaagcacaatattgtgcttttgtacataacagcaatgcatataaaccacctacaatctctaataacaatattgaggcacttgaagtaatgcaagcacacattgatcgcttcacaagtaaaattaggttccccttcatctgacaattagcatagattttaaacatagaaggccaaaacatccctaatgaaaatttaattgcactcataaactagccactagagggtgctagaactgcacaaatggaaatcaatctgacttttttttttttaacagatgtgttccttttaaatattgtgaacatgacgacgacgatattgtggcagttttaatatcgcgatatcacgatattgcacttattgtgacatccctaatagagACCAGGTCGGCTCatgaatagtgaaaatctgcatatgattgacacccattgaaatgtttttggtgaggtgGGCAGGGGGGTTAAAAGTAGGGATGGAacgatccaaacatcacgatcaCGATAGGaaagtcacaatacgataattctcACGATTTTGTGGGGAG contains the following coding sequences:
- the fstl3 gene encoding follistatin-related protein 3 encodes the protein MKSFVLFAVIITLCQIGRNHVSAGMCWLQQGQRCDMVLMRGVTREECCAGGRLDTAWSNSSLPMNEVSLLGFLGIVSCKPCKETCEGVKCGVGKVCKMKMGRPQCVCAPDCSHIGRRHAVCGSDGRSYKDECVLLMARCMGHPDLEVMYQGECKKSCSNVVCPGTHTCVTDQTNSAHCVMCRATPCPKPLPSEQPICGNDNITYPSACHLRRATCFLGRSIGVRHYGHCNSPPRKAHVFDGIEENAV